One region of bacterium genomic DNA includes:
- a CDS encoding zinc-dependent metalloprotease, translating to MRQAITAVLVGSVLLLLAAAHAVAGEPRRVVLWGQRVAGADGSADTAEVVGIDDRLAPDLLAAKPDAPLRLAEFPLEPGRRAAVTLERREIYAPGAKVFRVEAAGPREIPRSRLVFFVGGPDDERDSRVVAAIDPDARTISGFALTPRGTFEFGPEGADPRRLLVADLKARNRALGAEPHWECGAEDLPAAPASLFASAASSSLQLPAAQTDAAAAAATTLERATIAVDTDNEWMLKKFNNDQTQATNYLAQLFAGITAIYERDLSVRMLQGTTYLRPSTQADPYTQGTGGNASSAELQEFGTYWTNNYASVKRALAILFSGKQSSDRSSSGIAWVDALCNTSYGYAFDQTFTFSGATAADDVMVAAHELGHNFGSPHTHCYSPPIDQCYSGESGCYSGATSCPAAQTINGVTNVKGTLMSYCHLLSGCSTSNVFHPRSVSLVSPKVAAQVGVCIYPATGAGEASAQGTMKAARGTSGAVTVTYGAACGSSGSTIYAGDLTTLRSTGVKWTQRACGVGTSGTTSFTPSAASSYFVIVGNDGQFEGSYGRASSGVERPAAAAGGSCSYQQLLGTSCP from the coding sequence TTGCGACAGGCCATCACCGCCGTTCTCGTCGGATCGGTTCTTCTCCTGCTCGCCGCGGCGCACGCCGTCGCGGGCGAGCCGCGCCGCGTCGTCCTCTGGGGCCAACGGGTCGCCGGCGCCGACGGCTCCGCGGACACGGCGGAGGTCGTCGGGATCGACGACCGCCTCGCGCCCGATCTCCTCGCCGCCAAGCCGGACGCCCCGCTGCGGCTCGCCGAGTTCCCCCTCGAGCCGGGCCGGCGCGCCGCGGTGACGCTGGAGCGCCGCGAGATCTACGCCCCGGGCGCGAAGGTCTTCCGCGTCGAGGCGGCCGGACCGCGGGAAATCCCGCGTTCGCGGCTCGTCTTCTTCGTCGGCGGCCCCGACGACGAGCGGGATTCGCGCGTCGTCGCGGCGATCGATCCGGACGCGCGCACGATCAGCGGCTTCGCCCTCACCCCGCGCGGCACGTTCGAGTTCGGCCCCGAAGGCGCCGACCCGCGCCGCCTGCTGGTCGCGGACCTCAAGGCGCGGAACCGGGCGCTCGGCGCCGAGCCGCACTGGGAGTGCGGCGCGGAGGACCTTCCCGCCGCGCCCGCCTCCCTCTTCGCCTCCGCGGCGTCCTCCTCGCTGCAGCTCCCCGCCGCGCAGACCGACGCCGCCGCCGCCGCGGCGACGACGCTCGAGAGGGCGACGATCGCCGTGGACACCGACAACGAGTGGATGCTGAAGAAGTTCAACAACGACCAGACGCAGGCGACGAACTACCTCGCGCAGCTCTTCGCCGGGATCACCGCGATCTACGAGCGCGACCTCTCCGTGCGGATGCTGCAGGGGACGACCTACCTCCGGCCTTCGACGCAGGCGGACCCGTACACGCAGGGGACCGGCGGCAACGCGAGCTCGGCCGAGCTGCAGGAGTTCGGCACGTACTGGACGAACAACTACGCGTCGGTGAAGCGGGCGCTGGCGATCCTCTTCTCCGGCAAGCAGTCGAGCGACAGAAGCTCCTCCGGGATCGCCTGGGTGGACGCCCTCTGCAACACGTCGTACGGCTACGCCTTCGACCAGACGTTCACGTTCTCCGGGGCCACGGCGGCCGACGACGTGATGGTCGCGGCACACGAGCTGGGCCACAACTTCGGCTCGCCGCACACCCACTGCTACAGCCCGCCGATCGACCAGTGCTACTCCGGCGAGAGCGGCTGCTACAGCGGGGCGACGAGCTGTCCCGCGGCGCAGACGATCAACGGGGTGACGAACGTCAAGGGGACGCTGATGAGCTACTGCCATCTGCTCTCCGGCTGCTCGACGTCGAACGTCTTCCACCCGCGCAGCGTCTCGCTGGTCTCGCCGAAGGTCGCGGCGCAGGTCGGGGTGTGCATCTATCCCGCGACCGGCGCCGGCGAGGCGAGCGCGCAGGGGACGATGAAGGCGGCGCGCGGAACGTCGGGCGCGGTGACCGTGACCTACGGCGCCGCGTGCGGCTCGAGCGGGAGCACGATCTACGCGGGGGACCTGACGACGCTCCGCTCGACGGGCGTCAAGTGGACGCAGCGGGCCTGCGGCGTGGGGACGTCGGGCACGACGAGCTTCACGCCGAGCGCCGCGTCCTCCTACTTCGTGATCGTCGGCAACGACGGCCAGTTCGAAGGTTCGTACGGCCGCGCGTCGAGCGGCGTGGAGCGCCCCGCCGCCGCCGCGGGCGGCTCGTGCAGCTACCAGCAACTCCTCGGCACATCCTGTCCCTGA